Genomic DNA from Ilyobacter polytropus DSM 2926:
TTAGGCCTCTTACTTTGGCCTTGTTTCCTTCGGCAAGAACAAAAGGACATATATCCTGATTTATTGCACTGGCTCCGCCTGTCATAGAGTACGATCCTATACGACAGAACTGGTGTACAGGTGTCAGCCCTCCAACAAGAGCATTGCTGTCTACTGTCACATGTCCAGCAAGAGTTGCATTATTTGAGAAAATACAGTTGTCTCCTACAATAACATCATGAGCTATATGAACATAGGCCATGATAAGGTTGTTGTCTCCTACCCTAGTTTCCCATCTGTCAGTGGTCCCTCTGTGGATAGTTACAAATTCTCTTATTTTATTGTTATTTCCTATGATGGTTTTTGTAGGTTCACCTTTATATTTGAGGTCTTGAGAATCCTTTCCTATTGAGGCAAAGGAGTGTATCTTATTTCCCTCTCCTATTTCCGTAATACCTTCTATCACCACATGAGATTCGAGGAGAGTATTTTTCCCTATTTTAACATCTTTCCCTATTACACAA
This window encodes:
- the lpxA gene encoding acyl-ACP--UDP-N-acetylglucosamine O-acyltransferase, translating into MVEIHETAIIAEGAVLEDGVKIGPYCVIGKDVKIGKNTLLESHVVIEGITEIGEGNKIHSFASIGKDSQDLKYKGEPTKTIIGNNNKIREFVTIHRGTTDRWETRVGDNNLIMAYVHIAHDVIVGDNCIFSNNATLAGHVTVDSNALVGGLTPVHQFCRIGSYSMTGGASAINQDICPFVLAEGNKAKVRGLNSVGLRRRGFSNEEISNLKKAYKLIFRSGMPLKEAVEELKATYGEDKNVMYLVDFIEKSDRGIAR